Proteins encoded together in one Cellulomonas gilvus ATCC 13127 window:
- the murC gene encoding UDP-N-acetylmuramate--L-alanine ligase, translating into MPDQTRPPSFLLAGGGTAGHVNPLLAVADALRDVHPDATLTVLGTAQGLESRLVPEHGLPLALVPRVPLPRRPSLDLLRLPGRLRAAVEAAGRAIDESGAQVVVGFGGYVATPAYLAARRRGVPVVVHEQNARPGLANRLGARWARAVAVTFPGSGLRGAQLTGLPLRGAVADLVAERRRDAAGARTRAAAALGLDPALPTLLVTGGSLGAVSINTAVTAAAPELMAEGVQVLHLTGRDKSTPVLAAVGRLDRGLAARYHVREYLDDMHLALAAADLVLGRAGAGTVCEVAALGLPAVYVPLPVGNGEQRRNAAGVVEAGGALLVADSAFDAAWLRSHVLPLLVGAEAAVTRSRMAAAAASVGVPDAAARVADLVLAQLPGRPPAPAGPRAVVADVPAASAPSSDERRPDAHAPAGTPDEPPAVASLGRVHLIGVGGAGMSAVALLLAARGLDVSGSDAAQGPALPGLVEAGVTVTVGHDAALVEGVDTVVVSSAVRETNPELAAARAAGLRVLHRSQALAALMADRDAVAVAGAHGKTTTSAMTATGLLAAGADPSYAIGGTVLTERGPAGGARDGAGRAFVAEADESDGSFLAYAPLVAVVTNVEPDHLDHYGTREAFEAAFVAFARRIRPGGLLVACADDEGAARLVAGVRDELAARDVAVRTYGRTPDADVRVGEMRPTEGGWDVDVTTRDEAGPQTIGLAFPGAHNALNATAAWIACVRLGVAPAQAAEAIGTFRGTGRRFELRGTAAGVRVVDDYSHHPTEVRALLDGARAVVGDGRVLVLFQPHLYSRTRTFAAEFGAALDQADLVVVTDVYAAREDPDPTVSGATIVDRVPTPGRATFVADRNEAAATLAAQARPGDLVLTVGAGDVTALGPQILDELTRREQEQA; encoded by the coding sequence GTGCCTGACCAGACCCGTCCGCCGTCGTTCCTGCTCGCGGGCGGCGGGACGGCCGGCCACGTCAACCCGCTCCTCGCGGTCGCGGACGCGCTGCGCGACGTGCACCCCGACGCGACGCTCACGGTGCTGGGCACGGCGCAGGGCCTCGAGTCACGTCTCGTGCCGGAGCACGGGCTCCCGCTCGCGCTCGTGCCGCGCGTCCCGCTGCCGCGCCGGCCCTCGCTGGACCTGCTGCGCCTGCCGGGTCGGCTGCGCGCGGCCGTCGAGGCCGCGGGCCGCGCGATCGACGAGTCGGGGGCCCAGGTGGTCGTCGGGTTCGGCGGCTACGTCGCCACGCCCGCGTACCTCGCGGCTCGGCGCCGGGGTGTGCCCGTGGTGGTGCACGAGCAGAACGCGCGTCCGGGGCTCGCCAACCGGCTGGGCGCACGCTGGGCACGTGCGGTCGCGGTGACGTTCCCCGGCTCGGGACTGCGCGGCGCACAGCTCACCGGGCTGCCGCTGCGGGGTGCGGTCGCGGACCTGGTCGCCGAACGTCGGCGCGACGCCGCCGGGGCGCGCACCCGCGCCGCCGCGGCGCTCGGCCTCGACCCCGCGCTGCCCACGCTGCTGGTGACCGGAGGGTCGCTCGGAGCGGTCAGCATCAACACGGCGGTGACCGCCGCCGCGCCGGAGCTCATGGCCGAGGGCGTGCAGGTCCTGCACCTCACGGGACGGGACAAGTCGACGCCCGTGCTCGCGGCCGTCGGTCGCCTGGACCGCGGCCTGGCCGCGCGGTACCACGTGCGGGAGTACCTGGACGACATGCACCTCGCGCTCGCCGCGGCGGACCTGGTGCTCGGCCGAGCCGGTGCGGGGACGGTGTGCGAGGTCGCCGCGCTCGGGCTGCCCGCGGTGTACGTGCCGCTGCCCGTCGGCAACGGCGAGCAGCGGCGCAACGCGGCAGGCGTCGTCGAGGCCGGGGGTGCGCTGCTGGTGGCCGACTCGGCGTTCGACGCGGCGTGGCTGCGCTCGCACGTGCTGCCCCTGCTGGTGGGCGCGGAGGCCGCGGTCACGCGTTCCCGCATGGCCGCGGCAGCCGCGTCGGTCGGGGTTCCGGACGCGGCGGCTCGCGTCGCGGACCTCGTGCTCGCGCAGCTGCCCGGCAGACCTCCGGCCCCCGCCGGGCCGCGCGCGGTCGTCGCCGACGTCCCGGCCGCGTCCGCGCCGTCGTCCGACGAGCGACGCCCCGACGCGCACGCGCCGGCCGGCACGCCCGACGAGCCGCCCGCCGTGGCGTCGCTCGGGCGGGTGCACCTGATCGGGGTGGGCGGTGCGGGCATGTCCGCGGTCGCGCTGCTGCTCGCGGCGCGCGGCCTCGACGTGAGCGGCTCGGACGCGGCGCAGGGCCCGGCGCTGCCCGGCCTGGTCGAGGCGGGCGTGACCGTGACCGTCGGTCACGACGCCGCGCTCGTCGAGGGCGTCGACACCGTGGTCGTCTCGTCGGCCGTGCGCGAGACCAACCCCGAGCTCGCGGCCGCGCGAGCGGCGGGCCTGCGCGTGCTGCACCGGTCGCAGGCGCTCGCGGCGCTCATGGCGGACCGTGACGCGGTCGCGGTCGCGGGCGCGCACGGCAAGACGACGACGTCGGCCATGACGGCGACGGGCCTGCTGGCCGCGGGAGCGGACCCGTCGTACGCGATCGGCGGCACCGTGCTCACCGAGCGCGGGCCGGCCGGCGGTGCGCGCGACGGAGCGGGGCGCGCATTCGTCGCCGAGGCCGACGAGTCCGACGGCTCGTTCCTCGCGTACGCGCCGCTCGTGGCCGTGGTGACGAACGTCGAGCCCGACCACCTGGACCACTACGGCACGCGCGAGGCCTTCGAGGCGGCGTTCGTGGCCTTCGCACGGCGCATCCGTCCGGGCGGCCTGCTCGTCGCGTGCGCGGACGACGAGGGTGCGGCGCGCCTGGTGGCGGGCGTGCGCGACGAGCTCGCGGCGCGGGACGTGGCCGTCCGCACGTACGGCCGGACGCCGGACGCCGACGTGCGCGTCGGCGAGATGCGCCCCACCGAGGGCGGCTGGGACGTCGACGTCACGACGCGGGACGAGGCGGGCCCGCAGACCATCGGGCTCGCGTTCCCGGGCGCGCACAACGCGCTCAACGCGACCGCCGCGTGGATCGCGTGCGTGCGGCTGGGCGTCGCGCCGGCACAGGCGGCCGAGGCGATCGGGACGTTCCGCGGCACGGGTCGACGGTTCGAGCTGCGCGGCACCGCCGCGGGCGTGCGCGTGGTCGACGACTACTCCCACCACCCGACGGAGGTGCGGGCGCTGCTCGACGGCGCTCGTGCCGTGGTCGGGGACGGCCGCGTGCTGGTGCTCTTCCAGCCCCACCTGTACTCACGCACCCGGACGTTCGCGGCCGAGTTCGGCGCCGCGCTCGACCAGGCGGACCTCGTCGTCGTGACGGACGTGTACGCGGCCCGCGAGGACCCGGACCCGACCGTGTCGGGCGCGACGATCGTCGACCGGGTCCCGACGCCGGGGCGCGCCACGTTCGTGGCCGACCGGAACGAGGCGGCCGCGACGCTCGCGGCCCAGGCGCGGCCCGGGGACCTGGTCCTCACGGTCGGTGCGGGCGACGTGACCGCGCTCGGGCCGCAGATCCTCGACGAGCTGACACGGCGCGAGCAGGAGCAGGCGTGA
- a CDS encoding cell division protein FtsQ/DivIB — MTSSRPPRPPAPRPEAARPARPRRSASSRPAERGAAGPQERGTPAPGDGKDDVPRVAARAEISPEILPPPGPPTAGGAPRSFAPARVVAPDDVAPPAVRGSIRTAPVVSPTSAARFAERARARRTLARRQVIGLSVCAALVAGIGWLLLGSPVLALDAATVRVDGAGTVVAVDAVRAVVDERDGTPLPRLDTGALRADLLDVPGVREATVTRDWPHGLTVTLVAREPVAAVPADGRSGYSLLDQDGVQVGHVAKAPAELPVVDVPVGDRRTLRGVLTVVEQLDPDLLAQVGGVSARTQDTISMKLRKGARIAWGSAAETHLKAAVLTALLESEQGRKAKVIDVSAPRMPIIK; from the coding sequence GTGACCTCCTCCCGGCCGCCGCGCCCTCCCGCGCCGCGTCCGGAGGCGGCCCGGCCCGCCCGGCCGCGGCGGTCCGCCTCGTCGCGCCCTGCCGAGCGGGGTGCAGCAGGACCGCAGGAACGCGGCACACCGGCCCCCGGGGACGGGAAGGACGACGTCCCGCGTGTCGCCGCGCGGGCCGAGATCAGCCCCGAGATCCTGCCGCCGCCGGGTCCGCCCACGGCCGGCGGGGCGCCCCGGTCCTTCGCCCCGGCGCGCGTGGTCGCTCCCGACGACGTCGCGCCGCCCGCGGTCCGCGGCTCGATCCGGACCGCGCCGGTGGTCTCGCCGACGTCGGCCGCGCGGTTCGCCGAACGTGCGCGCGCCCGCCGGACGCTCGCGCGTCGCCAGGTGATCGGTCTCTCGGTGTGCGCGGCCCTGGTGGCCGGCATCGGCTGGCTGCTGCTCGGCTCGCCCGTCCTGGCGCTCGACGCCGCGACCGTGCGGGTCGACGGCGCGGGGACGGTCGTCGCGGTGGACGCGGTGCGGGCCGTCGTCGACGAGCGGGACGGCACACCGCTCCCGCGCCTGGACACGGGTGCGCTGCGGGCCGACCTGCTCGACGTGCCCGGGGTGCGGGAGGCGACGGTCACGCGCGACTGGCCGCACGGGCTCACGGTGACGCTCGTGGCGCGCGAGCCCGTCGCGGCCGTCCCGGCCGACGGGCGCTCGGGATACTCGCTGCTGGACCAGGACGGGGTGCAGGTCGGCCACGTCGCGAAGGCGCCCGCCGAGCTGCCCGTCGTGGACGTGCCGGTGGGGGACCGCCGCACGCTGCGCGGTGTCCTGACGGTCGTGGAGCAGCTCGACCCGGACCTGCTCGCGCAGGTGGGGGGCGTGTCCGCGCGCACGCAGGACACGATCTCGATGAAGCTGCGCAAGGGCGCGCGGATCGCGTGGGGGAGCGCAGCCGAGACGCACCTCAAGGCGGCGGTCCTGACCGCGCTGCTCGAGTCGGAGCAGGGCCGCAAGGCCAAGGTGATCGACGTGTCCGCGCCCCGCATGCCGATCATCAAGTGA
- a CDS encoding YggT family protein, whose protein sequence is MRLVVDLASVVVFVFMLLLIARLVIDWVMFFAREWRPRGVALVLAEITYTVTDPPLRALRKVLPPLTIGSFRLDLAFLVLMLLCSLLLSLLPALA, encoded by the coding sequence ATGCGTCTGGTCGTCGACCTGGCCTCCGTGGTCGTCTTCGTCTTCATGCTGCTCCTGATCGCCCGGCTGGTGATCGACTGGGTGATGTTCTTCGCGCGGGAGTGGCGGCCGCGCGGCGTCGCGCTGGTGCTCGCGGAGATCACGTACACCGTGACCGACCCGCCGCTGCGCGCGCTGCGCAAGGTGCTGCCGCCGCTGACCATCGGGAGCTTCCGGCTCGACCTCGCGTTCCTGGTGCTCATGCTGCTGTGCAGCCTGCTCCTGTCGCTCCTGCCTGCACTGGCGTGA
- the pgeF gene encoding peptidoglycan editing factor PgeF, with product MTAAPAPPVPVDEVDLGPGVRAGFTDRRGGVSRPPYDALDLGAHVGDDPSAVAQNRARLSAWAGCPVAFVDQVHGTDVLVVAGPQDVPVDPLQPVGTGDALVTAHPGVALAVLVADCVPVLLADPEAGVVGAAHAGRRGLADGVLQATVAAMRELGARPDRMRAALGPAIAGPSYEVPADLRDEVAATVPEVAATTAWGTPALDLRAGARAVLLAAGVAHVEVSPRDTWSDPRLFSFRRAGRTGRFAGVVRASARRVAPGNPQNPLLA from the coding sequence ATGACCGCCGCGCCCGCGCCCCCGGTCCCGGTCGACGAGGTCGACCTGGGGCCGGGTGTGCGTGCCGGCTTCACCGACCGGCGCGGCGGTGTGAGCCGCCCGCCGTACGACGCGCTCGACCTCGGCGCGCACGTCGGAGACGATCCGTCGGCCGTGGCGCAGAACCGCGCGCGGCTGTCGGCGTGGGCGGGCTGCCCCGTGGCGTTCGTCGACCAGGTGCACGGCACGGACGTGCTGGTGGTCGCGGGTCCGCAGGACGTGCCGGTCGACCCGCTGCAGCCCGTCGGCACGGGTGACGCGCTGGTGACAGCGCATCCCGGCGTCGCTCTCGCGGTGCTCGTCGCCGACTGCGTGCCCGTGCTGCTGGCCGACCCGGAGGCCGGCGTGGTCGGCGCCGCGCACGCGGGCCGGCGGGGTCTGGCGGACGGCGTCCTGCAGGCGACCGTGGCGGCGATGCGGGAGCTGGGGGCGCGGCCGGACCGCATGCGCGCGGCCCTCGGCCCGGCCATCGCGGGTCCGTCGTACGAGGTCCCCGCGGACCTGCGCGACGAGGTGGCCGCGACGGTACCGGAGGTCGCCGCGACCACCGCCTGGGGCACCCCGGCGCTCGACCTGCGCGCAGGGGCGCGCGCGGTGCTGCTCGCGGCGGGTGTCGCGCACGTCGAGGTCTCCCCGCGCGACACGTGGTCGGACCCCCGGCTGTTCTCCTTCCGTCGGGCCGGCCGCACGGGCCGGTTCGCCGGCGTGGTGCGCGCGTCGGCGCGGCGTGTCGCGCCGGGCAACCCGCAGAACCCGTTGCTAGCGTGA
- the ftsZ gene encoding cell division protein FtsZ — protein MAAPQNYLAVIKVVGIGGGGVNAVNRMIEVGLKGVEFIAVNTDAQALLMSDADVKLDVGRELTRGLGAGADPEVGKKAAEDHAEEIEDVLRGADMVFVTAGEGGGTGTGGAPVVARIARSLGALTIGVVTRPFTFEGRRRSVQADAGIDALRAEVDTLIVIPNDRLLQISDRGVSVLDAFHSADQVLLSGVQGITDLITTPGLINLDFADVKSVMQGAGSALMGIGFARGDDRAVQAAEMAISSPLLEASIDGAHGVLLSIQGGSDLGLFEINEAARLVQEAAHPEANIIFGAVIDDALGDEVRVTVIAAGFDGGSPVVRRDARALGQVSGQAPRQVPHVPAPRQDAPEAVPAFAAVPAPAAPAHEVPAFLSAESEPAPTTAALEVPRIFSEEEHRREREHELDVPDFLK, from the coding sequence GTGGCAGCTCCGCAGAACTACCTGGCGGTCATCAAGGTCGTCGGTATCGGCGGCGGCGGCGTGAACGCCGTGAACCGCATGATCGAGGTCGGCCTCAAGGGTGTCGAGTTCATCGCCGTCAACACCGACGCGCAGGCCCTGCTCATGTCCGACGCCGACGTCAAGCTCGACGTGGGCCGCGAGCTCACGCGCGGTCTCGGCGCGGGCGCGGACCCCGAGGTCGGCAAGAAGGCCGCCGAGGACCACGCGGAGGAGATCGAGGACGTCCTGCGCGGCGCGGACATGGTGTTCGTGACCGCGGGCGAGGGCGGCGGCACCGGCACGGGCGGCGCGCCCGTCGTCGCGCGGATCGCCCGCTCGCTCGGCGCGCTCACGATCGGCGTCGTCACGCGGCCGTTCACGTTCGAGGGTCGCCGGCGCTCGGTGCAGGCCGACGCCGGGATCGACGCGCTGCGTGCCGAGGTCGACACGCTCATCGTCATCCCGAACGACCGCCTGCTGCAGATCTCCGACCGCGGCGTCTCGGTGCTCGACGCGTTCCACTCGGCGGACCAGGTGCTGCTCTCGGGTGTCCAGGGCATCACCGACCTGATCACGACGCCCGGCCTCATCAACCTCGACTTCGCCGACGTCAAGTCAGTCATGCAGGGTGCGGGGTCCGCGCTCATGGGGATCGGCTTCGCGCGCGGCGACGACCGCGCGGTGCAGGCTGCCGAGATGGCGATCAGCTCGCCGCTGCTCGAGGCCAGCATCGACGGGGCCCACGGCGTGCTCCTGTCCATCCAGGGTGGTTCCGACCTCGGCCTCTTCGAGATCAACGAGGCCGCCCGTCTGGTGCAGGAGGCGGCGCACCCCGAGGCGAACATCATCTTCGGTGCGGTGATCGACGACGCGCTCGGCGACGAGGTGCGGGTCACCGTCATCGCGGCCGGGTTCGACGGTGGTTCGCCGGTGGTCCGGCGTGACGCGCGCGCGCTCGGCCAGGTGAGCGGCCAGGCACCGCGTCAGGTGCCGCACGTGCCCGCGCCGCGTCAGGACGCGCCCGAGGCGGTTCCGGCGTTCGCGGCAGTGCCGGCCCCCGCCGCTCCCGCGCACGAGGTCCCCGCGTTCCTGTCCGCCGAGAGCGAGCCCGCGCCCACCACGGCCGCGCTCGAGGTGCCGCGCATCTTCTCCGAGGAGGAGCACCGTCGGGAGCGCGAGCACGAGCTCGACGTCCCCGACTTCCTCAAGTGA
- a CDS encoding DivIVA domain-containing protein has protein sequence MALLTADDVLNKKFQATKFREGYDQDEVDDFLDEVVNTLRDLQGENEDLKTKLAAAERRIAELSRAGAQQAAPVALPKPEPTPEPAPAPVLPAPTPAPVQVSAPVAPAQSNEPESATGMLQLAQKLHDDYVRSGQEESERLVSEAKTQATRIVREAEETSQRTLGQLEQERSLLERKIDELRVFERDYRTRLKSYLENLLGDLDNRGSALPPRAQPQAVGDGHNL, from the coding sequence ATGGCACTGCTGACCGCAGACGACGTCCTGAACAAGAAGTTCCAGGCCACGAAGTTCCGCGAGGGCTATGACCAGGACGAGGTCGACGACTTCCTGGACGAGGTGGTCAACACCCTGCGGGACCTGCAGGGCGAGAACGAGGACCTCAAGACCAAGCTCGCGGCGGCCGAGCGCCGCATCGCCGAGCTGAGCCGCGCGGGTGCGCAGCAGGCCGCACCGGTCGCGCTGCCCAAGCCCGAGCCGACGCCGGAGCCCGCGCCCGCGCCCGTGCTGCCCGCCCCGACGCCCGCACCGGTCCAGGTGTCCGCGCCCGTCGCGCCGGCCCAGTCGAACGAGCCCGAGTCCGCGACCGGCATGCTGCAGCTCGCGCAGAAGCTGCACGACGACTACGTGCGCAGCGGCCAGGAGGAGTCCGAGCGGCTCGTCTCCGAGGCGAAGACGCAGGCGACCCGCATCGTGCGCGAGGCCGAGGAGACGTCGCAGCGCACGCTCGGCCAGCTCGAGCAGGAGCGTTCGCTCCTCGAGCGCAAGATCGACGAGCTGCGGGTCTTCGAGCGCGACTACCGGACGCGCCTCAAGAGCTACCTCGAGAACCTCCTGGGCGACCTCGACAACCGCGGGAGCGCGCTGCCGCCGCGGGCGCAGCCCCAGGCGGTCGGCGACGGCCACAACCTCTGA
- a CDS encoding cell division protein SepF has translation MAGALRKTMLYLGLADDRGEHGEYLDDYEGTDEPMELEEQHEAQVTPFRPTRVSAVEQPAPAHDLRRITTIHPRSYNDARKIGEAFREGTPVIMNLTDMDDADAKRLVDFSAGLIFGLHGAIERVTNKVFLLSPAHVEVSGETPSGSAPRAAFYNQS, from the coding sequence ATGGCCGGAGCGCTGCGCAAGACGATGCTGTACCTGGGCCTGGCCGATGACCGGGGCGAGCACGGCGAGTACCTCGACGACTACGAGGGGACGGACGAGCCCATGGAGCTCGAGGAGCAGCACGAGGCGCAGGTGACGCCGTTCCGCCCGACGCGGGTGAGCGCGGTCGAGCAGCCGGCACCGGCGCACGACCTGCGGCGCATCACGACGATCCACCCGCGCTCGTACAACGACGCGCGCAAGATCGGCGAGGCGTTCCGCGAGGGCACGCCGGTGATCATGAACCTCACCGACATGGACGACGCCGACGCCAAGCGGCTGGTCGACTTCTCGGCGGGCCTGATCTTCGGCCTGCACGGCGCGATCGAGCGCGTCACCAACAAGGTGTTCCTGCTGTCGCCCGCGCACGTCGAGGTCTCGGGTGAGACGCCGTCCGGCTCGGCCCCGCGCGCGGCGTTCTACAACCAGAGCTGA
- the ftsW gene encoding putative lipid II flippase FtsW, whose product MSTETAEPEVEQQRLGHWNSVVASYYVVIGATALLLVIGLVMVLSSSSVESIDANGSAFAVFLDQAKFALIGVPVAILLSRLPVRTYVRLAWPMLGAAVVLQLMVFVPGLGIEVGGNRNWVRLGPLTAQPSEVVKLALAVWLGAVLARKQAYLQSWKHVFIPAVPVAGLAVGVVLIGHDLGTAMVLLLLVAGALFVAGVPLRMFAVAAAMAVGAAATLALTSSNRMDRITSWLSDDCNASSDCYQTLHGTYGLASGGLGGLGLGQSREKWSYLPAAHNDFIFAILGEELGLVGTLVVLGLFGLLAVAMLRVIRRHPNPFVKVTTAGIVAWIIGQALINIAVVIGFAPVIGVPLPLVSAGGSALIMTLAALGVVVAFARDEPGAAQALATRPSVVRRSLAVVGLTRSARRADRTPRRGAARA is encoded by the coding sequence GTGAGCACCGAGACCGCCGAGCCCGAGGTCGAGCAGCAGCGGCTCGGACACTGGAACAGCGTCGTCGCGAGCTACTACGTGGTGATCGGGGCGACCGCGCTCCTGCTCGTCATCGGGCTCGTCATGGTGCTGTCGAGCTCGAGCGTCGAGTCGATCGACGCCAACGGGTCGGCGTTCGCGGTGTTCCTGGACCAGGCCAAGTTCGCGCTCATCGGCGTGCCGGTCGCGATCCTGCTCTCGCGCCTGCCCGTGCGCACCTACGTCCGGCTCGCGTGGCCGATGCTCGGCGCGGCCGTCGTGCTGCAGCTCATGGTGTTCGTCCCCGGGCTCGGCATCGAGGTCGGTGGCAACCGCAACTGGGTGCGGCTCGGGCCGCTCACGGCCCAGCCGTCGGAGGTGGTCAAGCTCGCGCTCGCGGTGTGGCTGGGCGCCGTGCTGGCACGCAAGCAGGCGTACCTGCAGTCGTGGAAGCACGTGTTCATCCCGGCCGTCCCGGTCGCCGGGCTCGCGGTCGGGGTGGTCCTGATCGGCCACGACCTGGGGACGGCGATGGTGCTGCTGCTCCTGGTCGCGGGCGCGCTGTTCGTGGCGGGCGTCCCGCTGCGGATGTTCGCGGTGGCCGCGGCGATGGCTGTCGGCGCGGCCGCGACGCTCGCGCTCACCTCGAGCAACCGCATGGACCGCATCACCAGCTGGCTGTCGGACGACTGCAACGCGTCGTCGGACTGCTACCAGACGCTGCACGGCACGTACGGGCTCGCGAGCGGAGGGCTGGGCGGTCTCGGGCTCGGCCAGAGCCGTGAGAAGTGGTCCTACCTGCCGGCCGCGCACAACGACTTCATCTTCGCGATCCTCGGCGAGGAGCTCGGGCTGGTCGGCACGCTCGTCGTGCTCGGCCTGTTCGGGCTGCTCGCGGTCGCGATGCTGCGCGTGATCCGGCGCCACCCGAACCCGTTCGTCAAGGTCACGACCGCGGGGATCGTCGCCTGGATCATCGGGCAGGCGCTCATCAACATCGCCGTGGTGATCGGCTTCGCCCCGGTGATCGGGGTGCCGCTGCCGCTGGTGTCCGCGGGCGGCTCCGCGCTCATCATGACGTTGGCCGCGCTCGGCGTCGTCGTCGCGTTCGCGCGCGACGAGCCGGGAGCCGCACAGGCGCTCGCCACGCGGCCGAGCGTCGTCCGCCGTTCGTTGGCCGTCGTCGGCCTGACCCGGTCGGCCCGGCGGGCCGATCGCACCCCACGTCGAGGAGCAGCACGTGCCTGA
- a CDS encoding TraR/DksA family transcriptional regulator, with the protein MTNDSISTTTVAPTQDAKELARLAKQFPVRDGEKAWTARDVRDVADELVADIDRLTAELASADAELSDLLRNSGDGAGDDQADSGSSALEREQELTLVNNTRDMLAQTQHALARISAGTFATCESCGKAIGKARLQAFPRATLCVECKQREERR; encoded by the coding sequence GTGACCAACGACTCGATCAGCACCACGACCGTCGCGCCGACGCAGGACGCCAAGGAGCTCGCGCGGCTGGCCAAGCAGTTCCCGGTCCGTGACGGCGAGAAGGCCTGGACGGCGCGCGACGTCCGCGACGTCGCGGACGAGCTGGTCGCCGACATCGACCGGCTCACCGCGGAGCTCGCGTCGGCCGATGCCGAGCTCTCCGACCTGCTGCGCAACTCGGGCGACGGCGCCGGTGACGACCAGGCGGACTCGGGCTCCTCGGCGCTCGAGCGCGAGCAGGAGCTCACGCTGGTCAACAACACGCGCGACATGCTGGCCCAGACGCAGCACGCGCTCGCGCGCATCAGCGCGGGGACGTTCGCGACGTGCGAGTCGTGCGGCAAGGCGATCGGCAAGGCGCGGCTGCAGGCCTTCCCGCGCGCGACGCTGTGCGTCGAGTGCAAGCAGCGCGAGGAGCGGCGCTGA
- a CDS encoding signal peptidase II: MPTPDESPLPATTGSPESPEDAAVKHRDAAAGSDVPATRRRRLLTILVGLTAVVLVLDQATKAWALTSLDGARREVLGDWLGLQLVFNPGAALSIATGMTWVLTLVAIGVVVVVARAARRIGSTMWAVALGLLLGGALGNLVDRLFRSPGVARGHVIDFIAYADWFVGNVADIAIVVAAGLIVLTVLRGVRIDGTRETEDSGDAAATPAAAPRGGASDA; encoded by the coding sequence GTGCCCACGCCCGACGAGTCGCCCCTGCCCGCCACGACGGGCTCGCCCGAGTCGCCCGAGGATGCGGCCGTCAAGCACCGAGACGCGGCCGCCGGGAGCGACGTCCCCGCGACACGCCGTCGGCGGCTGCTGACGATCCTCGTCGGGCTGACCGCCGTGGTGCTCGTGCTCGACCAGGCGACCAAGGCGTGGGCGCTGACGTCCCTGGACGGCGCGCGCCGCGAGGTGCTGGGCGACTGGTTGGGCCTGCAGCTGGTGTTCAACCCCGGGGCCGCGCTGTCCATCGCGACCGGGATGACCTGGGTCCTCACGCTCGTCGCGATCGGCGTGGTCGTGGTCGTCGCCCGCGCCGCGCGTCGCATCGGCTCGACGATGTGGGCGGTCGCGCTCGGCCTGCTGCTGGGCGGAGCGCTCGGCAACCTGGTGGACCGCCTGTTCCGGTCGCCCGGTGTGGCCCGGGGCCACGTCATCGACTTCATCGCGTACGCGGACTGGTTCGTGGGCAACGTGGCCGACATCGCGATCGTCGTCGCCGCGGGCCTGATCGTGCTGACGGTGCTGCGCGGCGTCCGGATCGACGGCACGCGCGAGACGGAGGACTCCGGCGACGCCGCCGCGACCCCGGCGGCGGCCCCGAGGGGCGGTGCGTCCGATGCCTGA
- a CDS encoding RluA family pseudouridine synthase: MPETRSLPVPDGLAGDRVDAGIARLLGLSRTRAGQIAEDGGVHLDGRPVGKSERLVAGAWLEVEIPDAAPAAVEVVAEPVPGMVIVHDDDDVVVVDKPVGVAAHPSPGWTGPTVVGALAASGYRISTSGAAERQGVVHRLDVGTSGLMVVAKSEHAYTALKRAFKERTVEKVYHALVQGHPEPTTGTIDAPIGRHPHHDWKFAVTANGKPSVTHYELLEAFPAASLVEVHLETGRTHQIRVHFSALRHPCVGDLTYGADPALAQRVGLSRQWLHAMRLGFEHPGTGQWLEVSSAYPQDLQHALDVISAGYR; this comes from the coding sequence ATGCCTGAGACGCGGAGCCTGCCCGTCCCGGACGGGCTCGCGGGCGACCGGGTCGACGCCGGCATCGCGCGCCTGCTGGGCCTGTCGCGCACGCGTGCGGGTCAGATCGCCGAGGACGGCGGGGTCCACCTGGACGGTCGGCCCGTGGGCAAGTCGGAGCGGCTGGTCGCGGGCGCGTGGCTCGAGGTGGAGATCCCGGATGCGGCCCCCGCCGCGGTCGAGGTCGTCGCGGAGCCGGTGCCCGGCATGGTGATCGTGCACGACGACGACGACGTGGTCGTCGTCGACAAGCCCGTGGGGGTCGCGGCGCACCCGTCACCGGGCTGGACCGGCCCCACGGTCGTCGGCGCGCTCGCCGCCAGCGGGTACCGCATCTCGACGTCGGGCGCCGCCGAGCGGCAGGGCGTCGTGCACCGGCTGGACGTCGGCACCAGCGGGCTCATGGTCGTCGCCAAGAGCGAGCACGCCTACACCGCGCTCAAGCGCGCGTTCAAGGAGCGCACGGTCGAGAAGGTCTACCACGCGCTCGTGCAGGGGCACCCGGAGCCCACGACGGGCACGATCGACGCCCCGATCGGGCGGCACCCGCACCACGACTGGAAGTTCGCCGTCACGGCGAACGGCAAGCCGTCGGTCACGCACTACGAGCTGCTCGAGGCGTTCCCCGCGGCCTCGCTCGTCGAGGTCCACCTCGAGACCGGGCGCACGCACCAGATCCGCGTGCACTTCTCGGCGCTGCGGCACCCGTGCGTGGGCGACCTCACCTACGGTGCCGACCCCGCGCTCGCGCAGCGCGTCGGGCTGTCGCGGCAGTGGCTGCACGCGATGCGGCTGGGCTTCGAGCACCCCGGCACGGGGCAGTGGCTCGAGGTCTCGAGCGCCTACCCGCAGGACCTGCAGCACGCGCTCGACGTGATCTCCGCCGGCTACCGCTGA